A single Arcobacter sp. FWKO B DNA region contains:
- the radA gene encoding DNA repair protein RadA, producing the protein MAKIKGNTFECQHCGFQSQKWLGKCPNCGGWDSFLELSAAQLETIKQTSKLISTTSKALPITQIEQDNITRFSSNDNEFDLVLGGGIVPGSLTLVGGSPGVGKSTLLLKVAGNLANNGKKVLYVSGEESAGQIKMRANRLEANSDNLYLLSEIKLEEIMDELLRQNYEVAIIDSIQTIYSNSITSAPGSVSQVREITFELMRKAKESSIAMFIIGHITKDGSIAGPRVLEHMVDTVLYFEGETSKEIRMLRGFKNRFGSTSEIGIFEMTEAGLISAKEIASKFFDKTKPQAGSALSVAMEGSRAIILEVQALVCESTFPNPKRSATGFDSNRLTMLLALLEKKLDLPFNRYDVFVNISGGMKIKESSADLAVIAAIISSFRNRPISKESVFIGEVSLTGEIKDVYSMENRLKEASAQGITKAIIATKPSIKIDMKCFAVDEVAKMIELF; encoded by the coding sequence ATGGCTAAAATTAAAGGAAACACATTTGAATGTCAGCACTGTGGATTTCAATCCCAAAAGTGGCTAGGCAAATGTCCAAATTGTGGTGGATGGGATAGTTTTTTGGAGCTAAGTGCGGCACAACTTGAAACAATAAAACAAACTTCAAAGCTTATATCTACAACATCAAAAGCTCTACCTATAACACAAATAGAACAAGATAATATCACAAGATTTAGTAGCAATGATAATGAATTTGATTTAGTTCTTGGTGGAGGTATAGTTCCAGGGAGCTTGACACTTGTTGGAGGTAGCCCAGGTGTTGGAAAGTCAACATTACTTCTAAAAGTAGCTGGAAACCTTGCAAATAATGGAAAAAAAGTCCTTTATGTAAGTGGTGAAGAATCAGCTGGTCAAATAAAAATGAGAGCCAATCGTCTTGAAGCCAATAGTGATAATTTATATTTACTAAGTGAAATAAAGCTTGAAGAGATTATGGACGAACTTTTAAGGCAAAATTACGAAGTAGCAATAATAGACTCTATACAAACTATTTATTCAAACTCTATTACATCAGCACCTGGTAGTGTTTCACAAGTAAGAGAAATCACTTTTGAACTTATGAGAAAAGCAAAAGAGTCAAGTATTGCTATGTTTATAATTGGACATATCACAAAAGATGGCTCAATAGCAGGTCCTAGAGTACTTGAACATATGGTGGATACTGTACTATATTTTGAAGGTGAGACTAGCAAAGAAATAAGAATGCTTAGAGGCTTTAAAAACCGTTTTGGAAGCACAAGTGAGATAGGTATCTTTGAGATGACTGAAGCTGGTCTTATCAGTGCTAAAGAGATTGCATCAAAGTTTTTTGACAAAACAAAACCTCAAGCAGGTTCAGCTCTTAGTGTCGCTATGGAAGGAAGCCGTGCCATCATACTAGAAGTACAAGCATTAGTGTGTGAATCAACATTCCCCAACCCAAAAAGAAGTGCCACAGGCTTTGACTCCAACCGCCTTACTATGCTTTTGGCTCTACTTGAAAAAAAGCTAGACTTACCATTTAATAGATATGATGTATTTGTAAATATAAGCGGAGGAATGAAAATAAAAGAGAGTTCTGCAGATTTAGCTGTAATAGCTGCAATTATAAGCTCTTTTAGAAACCGCCCTATTTCTAAAGAATCAGTTTTTATTGGTGAAGTTAGCCTTACTGGTGAAATTAAAGATGTATATTCTATGGAAAACAGACTCAAAGAGGCATCAGCTCAAGGTATAACCAAAGCAATAATAGCTACAAAGCCAAGTATTAAAATAGATATGAAATGTTTTGCAGTGGATGAAGTTGCTAAAATGATAGAACTTTTTTAA
- a CDS encoding murein hydrolase activator EnvC family protein — protein sequence MIRYLFVSLSFLILSHASVKELDQKIVQSQSVLQKQQSIESETNIKIQLLAKEIVTQRVELDRVTRDVTKLEELIANDQKKLEIAKEEIKLLKKSAQTLLQDKKNQEEAIVSTIINEFAISLGIQYSSEKTLDELIDKEIYSLLLENSLEEIKKLDVRYLQITQNEADNQQQINKLQSFIEQNEKKKKDLSVLVQKQERNMASLEAKHKEYQAQLKNIIDKQNELTSLLQNLNILKREESKKEQERIAAAKKAEEERQRRVAQSQQQRASTSPTTPPPSSANLENVDIQVRQLGSSVKGVQTTKYRGVKTISPLSSYKIVKNFGKYHDPIYKIELFNDSISMVPNTVDTKVYSVLLGKVVYIKKSPNSTDNTVIIEHANGLHTVYSNLEQISPTIEQNKPVKQGYAIGRVRDSLVFQAIINSAFVNPVELFGK from the coding sequence ATGATTAGATATCTATTTGTAAGTTTATCTTTTTTAATACTATCTCATGCTTCTGTAAAAGAACTTGACCAAAAAATTGTTCAAAGTCAAAGTGTTTTACAAAAACAACAAAGTATTGAAAGTGAAACAAATATTAAAATCCAACTTCTTGCAAAAGAAATAGTCACACAAAGGGTTGAGCTAGATAGGGTAACTAGAGATGTTACAAAACTAGAAGAACTAATAGCAAATGATCAAAAAAAACTTGAAATTGCAAAAGAAGAGATAAAACTACTTAAAAAAAGTGCACAAACACTCCTTCAAGACAAAAAAAATCAAGAAGAAGCCATAGTATCAACTATTATAAACGAATTTGCAATATCTCTTGGAATCCAATACTCATCAGAAAAAACACTTGATGAGTTAATTGACAAAGAGATATACTCTTTACTTCTTGAAAACTCACTAGAAGAGATAAAAAAACTTGATGTACGATACCTTCAAATAACACAAAATGAAGCAGACAACCAACAACAAATCAATAAACTACAATCATTTATAGAACAAAATGAAAAAAAGAAAAAAGACTTAAGTGTATTAGTACAAAAACAAGAAAGAAATATGGCTTCATTAGAAGCAAAACATAAAGAATATCAAGCACAATTAAAAAATATCATAGATAAACAAAATGAGCTTACTTCATTATTACAAAATCTTAATATTTTAAAAAGAGAAGAATCTAAAAAAGAGCAAGAAAGAATAGCTGCAGCAAAAAAAGCTGAAGAAGAAAGACAAAGAAGAGTTGCACAATCTCAACAACAAAGAGCATCAACTTCACCAACAACCCCTCCTCCATCATCAGCAAATCTCGAAAATGTTGATATTCAAGTAAGGCAACTTGGTTCTTCAGTAAAAGGGGTACAAACCACAAAATATAGAGGTGTTAAAACAATTTCTCCACTAAGCAGTTATAAAATAGTTAAAAATTTTGGTAAATATCATGATCCAATATATAAAATAGAACTATTTAATGACTCAATTTCAATGGTACCAAATACTGTAGATACAAAAGTTTATAGTGTATTACTTGGTAAAGTAGTATATATTAAGAAATCACCCAACTCAACAGATAACACAGTGATTATAGAACATGCAAACGGACTTCATACTGTATATTCAAATTTAGAGCAAATTTCTCCTACAATAGAACAAAATAAACCAGTCAAACAAGGTTATGCGATAGGTAGAGTCAGAGATTCTTTAGTATTTCAAGCAATTATAAATAGTGCTTTTGTTAATCCTGTTGAACTATTTGGAAAATAA
- a CDS encoding FtsX-like permease family protein, which produces MKFLKNFISFCIPLITMLFALTIFTIVSQAVDTYKEKIRSDYSIVIITKTPLANDNINQLGGISVEKIVPMDRAKILASFKNRLTQNSLNFLDQRLPYFYQVYLQEFPSTYQLEQIIEELKGKPSIYQIETFSKNHNQIYSLLTLSQKIVFILYIIILLFAIFIISKQVKIWFYEHKERIAIMKLHGASMLYSAKPIILLTFFSSIFSTIIVVIFIVLFSENSSLIFSDEIKDITTINLNIVYESIKLLFVSLFISFISIFGVLTKLKIKPN; this is translated from the coding sequence ATGAAGTTTCTTAAAAATTTTATCTCTTTTTGTATACCTCTTATTACTATGCTATTTGCACTTACTATCTTTACTATTGTAAGTCAAGCTGTTGATACATACAAAGAAAAAATAAGAAGTGACTATTCTATAGTAATTATTACAAAAACTCCTTTGGCTAATGATAACATCAATCAGCTAGGAGGAATAAGCGTTGAGAAAATTGTACCAATGGACAGAGCTAAAATTTTGGCAAGTTTCAAAAATAGATTAACACAAAATTCATTAAATTTCTTAGATCAAAGATTGCCATATTTTTATCAAGTATATTTACAAGAATTCCCTTCTACTTATCAATTAGAACAAATCATTGAAGAGTTAAAAGGAAAACCATCTATTTACCAAATAGAAACTTTTTCTAAAAATCACAATCAAATATACTCCCTTTTGACTCTTAGTCAAAAAATTGTATTTATTTTATATATCATTATATTGTTGTTTGCAATTTTTATTATCTCAAAACAAGTAAAAATATGGTTTTATGAACACAAAGAAAGAATAGCAATTATGAAACTTCATGGTGCTTCTATGCTTTATAGTGCAAAACCTATTATTTTACTTACATTTTTTAGTTCAATATTTTCAACTATAATTGTAGTTATTTTTATAGTACTTTTTAGTGAAAATAGCTCATTAATATTTTCTGATGAGATAAAAGACATAACTACTATCAATTTGAATATAGTTTATGAATCAATTAAGTTATTATTTGTATCACTATTTATTTCATTTATCTCTATTTTTGGTGTATTAACCAAACTAAAAATTAAACCTAATTAG
- a CDS encoding cell division ATP-binding protein FtsE, producing MIRAKDIYLSYDKDRFIIKKGNFHIKDKEFVFIGGTSGMGKSTLLKSFYGDILLRHGDLEINGINLKDISSSNLKKIRRDIGIVFQDYKLIKEWTIEQNIMLPLLINGYSKEVSYEQALKLLNHVKLSHRVGYYPAELSGGEQQRIAVARAIAHNPKIILADEPTGNLDDYSAEVVWNLLKGANEQLGITVVVVTHRVPKNFGLKFRQLSIEDGVIYEVS from the coding sequence ATGATTAGAGCTAAAGATATTTATTTGTCATACGATAAAGATAGATTTATTATCAAAAAAGGTAATTTCCATATAAAAGATAAAGAGTTTGTTTTTATAGGTGGAACAAGCGGTATGGGTAAATCTACACTACTAAAATCTTTTTATGGAGATATTTTACTTAGACATGGAGACTTGGAAATAAATGGAATAAATCTTAAAGACATTTCAAGCTCAAATCTAAAAAAAATAAGAAGAGATATAGGAATAGTTTTTCAAGACTACAAACTTATAAAAGAGTGGACTATTGAACAAAATATAATGCTCCCTCTTCTTATCAATGGATACTCAAAAGAGGTATCTTATGAACAAGCATTAAAACTACTAAATCATGTCAAACTCTCTCACCGAGTTGGATATTATCCAGCAGAACTTAGTGGGGGAGAACAACAAAGAATTGCTGTTGCAAGAGCAATTGCACATAATCCAAAAATTATACTAGCAGATGAACCTACTGGAAACTTAGATGATTATTCTGCTGAAGTTGTCTGGAATCTTCTAAAAGGGGCAAATGAACAACTAGGTATTACTGTTGTTGTTGTAACCCATAGGGTTCCAAAAAATTTTGGATTAAAGTTTAGGCAACTTTCTATAGAAGATGGGGTAATATATGAAGTTTCTTAA